A genomic window from Carassius auratus strain Wakin chromosome 45, ASM336829v1, whole genome shotgun sequence includes:
- the LOC113063374 gene encoding hypoxia-inducible factor 1-alpha-like, which produces MRLTISYLRMRKLLSSDEEEKENEEESQLNSFYLKALEGFLMVLSEDGDMVYLSENVTKSMGLTQFDLTGHSIFEFSHPCDHEELREMLVHKTGSKKTKEQNTERSFFLRMKCTLTSRGRTVNIKSATWKVLHCAGHVRVQERSEDSGDSGFKEPPLTYLVLICEPIPHPSNIEVPLDSKTFLSRHTLDMKFSYCDERITELMGYEPDDLLNRSVYEYYHALDSDHLTKTHHNLFAKGQATTGQYRMLAKKGGFVWVETQATVIYNPKNSQPQCIVCVNFVLSGIVEGDVVLSLQQTVTEPEAEEKENKEIEDEASEVDILKLFKPESLKCPIKSSELYEKLKGKPEALTVLAPAAGDSIITLDFNNSDSDMQLLKEVPLYNDVMLPSSSEKLPISLSPLTPLDSTPVLTKLETGAEDFPFCSASDRGPDSTNSSSTSGLGSSGPNSPMEYCFQVDSDISSEFKLDLVEKLFAIDTEAKTPFSSQAMEDLDLEMLAPYIPMDDDFQLHIPSSLDPLPSGPHSVSAMSSLFQPLPSPASPASSSSSVMKQEPSSQAPSPLHLLQEVCSAPVSPFSGSRDVSPARSPTPQNSNQLNNRELSPKMLAIQNAQRKRKLEEVTSLCEAVGLGALLQSVDSVVEPGKRAKVLEVKGSSVLGGNKTILILPSDVASRLLCSSLESSHGLPQLTRYDCEVNAPVQDRHHLLQGEELLRALDQVN; this is translated from the exons ATGAGGCTGACCATCAGCTACCTGCGCATGAGGAAGCTGCTGAGCTCTG ATGAAGAAGAGAAGGAGAATGAGGAGGAGAGTCAGCTGAACAGCTTTTATCTGAAGGCCTTGGAGGGTTTCCTCATGGTCCTGTCTGAAGATGGAGACATGGTTTATCTCTCTGAGAATGTCACCAAAAGCATGGGCCTCACACAg TTTGATCTGACTGGTCACAGCATCTTTGAATTTTCACACCCATGTGACCATGAGGAGCTACGAGAGATGCTGGTCCATAAGACCG GATCCAAAAAGACCAAGGAACAAAATACTGAGCGCAGCTTCTTCCTGCGTATGAAGTGCACGCTCACTAGCAGAGGGCGGACTGTCAATATCAAGTCTGCTACATGGAAG GTTCTTCACTGCGCTGGTCACGTCCGTGTGCAGGAGCGCAGCGAGGATTCAGGAGACTCTGGCTTTAAAGAGCCTCCTCTGACCTACCTTGTGCTCATCTGTGAGCCCATTCCTCATCCCTCGAACATTGAGGTGCCTCTGGACAGCAAGACCTTTCTTAGCCGCCACACTCTGGACATGAAGTTCTCGTACTGTGATGAAAG GATCACAGAGCTGATGGGATATGAGCCAGATGATCTCCTGAACAGATCTGTGTACGAATACTATCATGCCCTGGATTCAGATCACCTCACCAAGACACATCACAACT TGTTCGCCAAGGGCCAGGCCACCACAGGCCAGTACCGCATGCTGGCTAAGAAAGGTGGTTTTGTGTGGGTGGAGACTCAGGCCACTGTTATCTACAACCCCAAGAATTCTCAGCCGCAGTGCATTGTGTGCGTCAACTTCGTTCTCAG TGGCATTGTGGAGGGGGATGTTGTCCTGTCCTTGCAGCAGACTGTGACAGAACCTGAGGCTGAGGAGAAAGAGAACAAGGAGATAGAAGATGAGGCCTCTGAGGTGGACATACTCAAACTCTTCAAGCCAGAAAGCCTCAAGTGTCCCATAAAGAGCTCTGAACTTTATGAGAAGCTGAAAGGGAAGCCTGAAGCTCTTACTGTGTTGGCGCCTGCTGCAGGAGACTCCATCATCACTCTGGACTTCAACAACTCGG ATTCTGACATGCAGCTGCTGAAGGAGGTGCCCCTCTACAATGATGTCATGCTGCCCTCCAGCAGCGAGAAGCTGCCCATCAGTCTGTCTCCTCTGACCCCCCTTGACTCCACCCCAGTCCTGACCAAACTAGAGACCGGAGCGGAGGACTTCCCTTTCTGCTCTGCTTCTGATCGTGGTCCAGACTCCACAAACTCATCTTCCACATCTGGACTGGGCTCCTCGGGG CCCAACAGCCCCATGGAATACTGTTTCCAAGTAGACTCAGACATCAGTTCTGAATTCAAACTGGACCTGGTTGAGAAACTGTTTGCTATTGATACCGAGGCAAAGACCCCTTTTAGCTCCCAG GCCATGGAGGATCTCGACCTAGAGATGCTGGCTCCATACATCCCAATGGATGATGACTTCCAGCTGCATATCCCCTCTTCGCTGGATCCGCTCCCCTCTGGCCCTCACTCTGTGTCCGCCATGAGCTCCCTGTTCCAACCCTTACCCTCCCCTGCATCTCCAGCCTCTTCCTCCAGCAGCGTAATGAAGCAGGAGCCGTCATCCCAGGCCCCTTCACCCCTGCACCTGCTACAGGAGGTGTGCAGTGCCCCTGTGTCACCCTTCAGCGGCAGTCGCGATGTTTCCCCTGCTCGGTCTCCCACCCCACAGAACAGCAATCAGCTCAACAACAG AGAGCTGTCACCAAAGATGCTAGCCATCCAGAATGCTCAACGTAAGAGGAAGTtggaggaagtgacatcactttGTGAGGCTGTTGGACTG GGTGCTTTGCTTCAGAGTGTGGACAGTGTTGTCGAACCTGGAAAGAGGGCAAAGGTTTTAGAGGTTAAAGGATCGAGTGTGCTTGGAGGAAATAAAACCATTCTCATACTGCCCTCTG ATGTGGCCAGTCGCCTGTTGTGCAGTTCTTTAGAGAGCAGCCATGGGCTGCCTCAGCTAACACGTTACGACTGCGAAGTCAACGCTCCCGTGCAGGACCGCCATCATCTCCTGCAGGGAGAGGAGCTCCTGCGTGCTCTGGACCAAGTCAACTGA